Proteins co-encoded in one Saprospira grandis genomic window:
- a CDS encoding glycine--tRNA ligase: MSTVKKFGLQEIVAHCKEYGFVYPSSDIYGGLNAVYDYGPYGSQLRQNIKDYWWRAMVQAHENIVGLDASIFMHPQTWVASGHVDAFNDPMIDNKDSKKRYRADHLIEEVYAGKLEGKIAKEIRKAAKRFGDAFDEQEFRATNPRVLKYQGQIDSAIERMNVFLNAEDLAGFKGLIEELEIKCPVSGTGNWTDIRQFNLMFSTQGGGSLGDNNLYLRPETAQGIFVNFNNVLNSSRQKLPFGIAQIGKAFRNEIVARQFVFRMREFEQMEMQYFVRPGQELEAYEYWKEKRLRWHQAIIGGENAHRFHKHEKLAHYANAAADIEFEYAFGFRELEGIHSRTDFDLKAHQELSGKKLQYFDPELKESYVPYVVETSVGCDRMFLAVLSDALQEDIVPDADGQESSRTVMKLHPALAPVKCAILPLLKNKEALTSKAREVFDRLKYSFQCQYDEKDAIGRRYRRQDAIGTPYCVTIDFDTLEDNTVTIRDRDTLEQKRVSIDEVERIISEKVDVAQLLRQL; this comes from the coding sequence ATGAGTACTGTAAAGAAATTTGGCCTGCAGGAAATTGTGGCCCACTGTAAAGAATATGGATTTGTCTACCCCTCTTCAGATATTTATGGAGGACTCAATGCCGTCTATGATTACGGCCCCTACGGTAGCCAACTCCGCCAAAATATTAAGGATTATTGGTGGCGCGCTATGGTGCAAGCTCATGAAAATATTGTGGGCCTAGATGCTTCTATCTTTATGCACCCGCAAACTTGGGTGGCTTCTGGCCATGTAGATGCCTTTAATGATCCCATGATCGATAATAAGGATTCTAAAAAACGCTACCGTGCCGACCACCTAATCGAGGAGGTGTATGCGGGTAAGTTAGAAGGTAAAATCGCTAAGGAAATTCGCAAAGCAGCTAAGCGCTTTGGCGATGCCTTTGATGAGCAGGAGTTCCGAGCCACCAACCCCAGAGTCCTAAAATATCAGGGCCAAATTGATTCTGCCATTGAGCGCATGAATGTGTTCCTCAATGCTGAAGATTTAGCTGGCTTTAAAGGCCTAATTGAGGAGCTAGAGATCAAATGCCCCGTTAGTGGAACAGGCAATTGGACCGATATCCGTCAGTTTAACTTGATGTTCTCTACTCAAGGGGGAGGCTCTTTGGGCGACAATAATTTATACCTTCGCCCCGAAACCGCTCAAGGTATTTTTGTCAATTTCAATAATGTGCTCAATAGCTCTCGCCAAAAGTTGCCCTTTGGTATTGCGCAGATCGGTAAGGCTTTCCGCAACGAGATTGTGGCCCGACAGTTTGTCTTCCGCATGAGAGAGTTTGAACAAATGGAGATGCAGTATTTTGTGCGCCCTGGCCAAGAGCTAGAAGCCTATGAGTACTGGAAAGAAAAGCGCCTTCGTTGGCATCAAGCTATTATTGGCGGAGAAAATGCGCACCGTTTCCACAAACACGAAAAATTGGCGCATTATGCCAATGCCGCTGCCGATATTGAGTTTGAATATGCCTTTGGCTTCCGCGAGCTAGAGGGCATCCACTCTCGCACCGACTTTGACCTCAAGGCCCACCAAGAGCTCTCTGGCAAGAAGTTGCAATATTTTGATCCCGAACTCAAGGAGAGCTACGTGCCTTATGTGGTCGAGACTTCTGTGGGCTGCGATCGGATGTTCTTGGCGGTCCTCAGCGATGCGCTCCAAGAGGATATTGTACCCGATGCCGATGGCCAAGAATCTAGCCGCACGGTCATGAAGCTGCACCCCGCTTTGGCCCCCGTCAAATGCGCAATCTTGCCTTTGCTCAAGAACAAAGAGGCCCTAACGAGCAAGGCCAGAGAGGTCTTTGACCGCCTAAAATATAGCTTCCAATGCCAGTACGATGAGAAAGATGCCATTGGCCGCCGCTACCGCCGCCAAGATGCTATCGGTACGCCTTATTGCGTGACCATCGACTTTGATACTTTGGAGGATAATACGGTAACCATTCGCGATCGCGATACCCTAGAGCAGAAACGAGTATCTATTGATGAGGTGGAACGCATCATCAGCGAGAAAGTAGATGTAGCGCAGTTGCTTCGCCAGTTGTAG
- a CDS encoding WD40 repeat domain-containing protein: MRSIFFLIFFHFFFFALAQKQAFVSEYYIYNASPPADSLPKMKFLHSWGDSRWSAPFAPMAGDIRFAAHDSIILIAGGSYLTAWDRKNGQLLWERGFRHQKNYSNLSRSLRILKNQPLGMVCNDKNGAYVFNYYTGELIDSLPFASDNPEARISPDGKWLAIYGGQYQLSKIKNLKTGEVRELPGTLAAIEFHPQKEEAVVSIIPSQRLDVQLAKLELNSLQLDPIKTDFNYRQTQRIAFSQDGELLALGFFHGRLEIWDYLDQAKLMDTIVDRSWIEGLEFSPNDKELLIVGSVNILLWKRKNQKLKPVPLPKDCRCNGWEDGSWDQEGKGFLLACRQWPRPVYLTKKGVGGQLKGAETFMFPPDLLSFSPDGKYLAVGSHYGPNVRILKTKQPNWRQDLPPNDEVLNYSQLRFSPDGNYLLALPSAYQHKAGVQPLYSFPDLKLQPQKLKKHYLDACFTPDSRAILGIHYRKNNVFDYVLELRSIHNYRGPSAAKWEQKLKEEGQPFVPLLWQSHSINLAHWLNGRVSKLLPAPVVRGYDNKSTLMSEHCFGGFTAKQNYYAGIGQNGHLYLYDGQTGQPKAVVPFQGRAVSHTAISPDGRYIAVVSWEGLISLYEVPKPFRD, translated from the coding sequence ATGCGCAGCATTTTTTTTCTCATTTTTTTTCATTTTTTTTTCTTTGCCTTGGCCCAAAAACAGGCTTTTGTCTCAGAATACTACATTTATAATGCTTCTCCTCCTGCCGACAGCCTACCTAAGATGAAGTTTTTGCACAGTTGGGGCGATAGCCGCTGGAGCGCCCCTTTTGCGCCGATGGCAGGCGATATTCGATTTGCGGCTCATGATTCTATTATTCTGATTGCAGGCGGTAGTTATCTGACGGCTTGGGACCGAAAAAACGGGCAGCTACTTTGGGAAAGAGGCTTTAGGCACCAAAAAAATTACAGCAACCTGAGCCGCAGCCTACGCATTCTCAAAAATCAGCCTTTGGGAATGGTCTGTAATGACAAAAATGGGGCTTATGTCTTTAATTATTATACTGGCGAGCTGATTGATAGCCTGCCCTTTGCTTCTGATAACCCTGAGGCCCGCATTAGCCCCGATGGCAAATGGCTGGCGATTTATGGCGGACAGTATCAGCTCTCTAAAATTAAAAACCTAAAGACGGGCGAAGTTCGAGAGCTGCCTGGTACCCTAGCCGCTATTGAGTTTCATCCCCAAAAAGAGGAGGCGGTGGTGAGTATTATTCCTAGCCAAAGATTAGATGTCCAACTGGCCAAATTGGAGCTCAACAGCTTGCAATTAGATCCCATCAAAACGGATTTTAATTATCGGCAAACGCAGCGAATTGCTTTTTCTCAGGATGGGGAGCTTTTGGCCCTCGGCTTTTTTCATGGCCGCCTAGAAATTTGGGATTATCTGGACCAAGCCAAGCTCATGGACACAATTGTCGATAGAAGCTGGATTGAAGGCCTAGAGTTTTCCCCCAACGACAAAGAGCTCTTAATTGTGGGCAGTGTCAATATTCTACTTTGGAAGCGCAAAAACCAGAAACTAAAGCCGGTTCCCCTGCCCAAAGATTGCCGCTGCAATGGCTGGGAAGATGGCAGCTGGGACCAAGAAGGCAAGGGCTTTCTCTTGGCCTGCCGCCAATGGCCCCGCCCTGTTTATCTGACAAAAAAAGGAGTGGGCGGCCAACTCAAAGGGGCCGAAACCTTTATGTTTCCTCCCGATTTGCTCAGTTTTTCGCCTGATGGGAAGTATCTGGCAGTGGGCTCGCATTATGGCCCCAATGTCCGAATATTAAAAACGAAACAGCCCAACTGGCGGCAAGATTTACCGCCCAATGATGAGGTATTGAACTATTCTCAACTTCGCTTTTCGCCTGATGGGAACTACCTTTTGGCCCTTCCCTCCGCCTATCAGCATAAGGCGGGCGTGCAGCCACTCTATAGCTTTCCGGACCTAAAATTACAGCCTCAAAAACTCAAAAAACATTATTTAGATGCCTGCTTTACGCCCGATAGTCGAGCAATTTTGGGCATCCATTACCGCAAAAACAATGTCTTTGATTATGTTCTGGAGCTTCGATCTATCCATAATTACCGAGGACCATCAGCGGCAAAATGGGAGCAAAAATTAAAGGAAGAGGGCCAGCCTTTTGTCCCCCTGCTCTGGCAAAGTCATTCGATAAATTTGGCCCATTGGCTAAATGGGCGAGTTAGCAAGCTGCTGCCTGCGCCTGTGGTTCGGGGCTATGACAATAAGAGCACCCTGATGTCGGAGCATTGTTTTGGTGGCTTTACGGCCAAGCAAAATTACTATGCCGGCATTGGCCAAAATGGGCATCTTTATCTCTATGATGGCCAAACTGGGCAACCTAAGGCGGTAGTTCCCTTTCAGGGGCGGGCGGTTTCGCATACGGCCATCAGCCCCGATGGCCGCTATATTGCGGTGGTCAGTTGGGAGGGCCTGATTTCCCTTTATGAGGTCCCTAAACCGTTTAGAGATTAG